The following proteins are co-located in the Desulfobacterales bacterium genome:
- a CDS encoding phosphopantetheine-binding protein, giving the protein MTDRIYRSWTKPAVFQVLVQLLPRVAPLKVAGPVFPETSLSEDLEFDSLDAIDLLTAVNEAFSIVLDFEAWIDEESQLEEKPFTVDSLCRFIIQEMRKGEGE; this is encoded by the coding sequence ATGACCGATAGGATTTACCGTTCATGGACAAAACCCGCTGTTTTTCAGGTCCTGGTGCAATTGCTTCCCCGGGTGGCGCCGCTCAAGGTGGCCGGGCCGGTATTTCCTGAAACATCGCTCTCGGAAGACCTGGAATTTGATTCTTTGGACGCCATTGATCTTTTGACCGCCGTCAATGAGGCTTTTTCCATTGTTTTAGATTTTGAAGCCTGGATTGACGAGGAGTCACAGTTGGAGGAGAAGCCTTTCACGGTTGACTCATTATGCCGGTTCATCATCCAGGAAATGCGGAAGGGAGAGGGGGAATGA
- a CDS encoding thioredoxin family protein, with protein MKIDVIGPGCPFCKTLYKRVNEVMEENNMEADVEHLTNFKSWIKHFPMTPVLIVDGEIRHRGKWLPKKEKILQLLTRA; from the coding sequence ATGAAAATCGACGTGATCGGCCCTGGCTGCCCGTTTTGCAAGACATTGTACAAGCGGGTCAATGAGGTGATGGAGGAAAACAACATGGAGGCGGATGTTGAGCATCTGACCAATTTTAAATCCTGGATCAAGCATTTTCCCATGACCCCGGTGCTGATCGTGGACGGCGAGATCCGGCACCGGGGCAAATGGCTGCCCAAAAAAGAAAAAATTCTCCAGCTCCTGACCCGGGCATAA
- a CDS encoding AMP-binding protein → MDAFKWAYGITPDTRTLCDVMADHAVRRKNKIFCTVAGSRGDRSISFGGLYDGVLRYAAAMRASELAPGERVAVMLPTGVECLFAYFGAMTAGLVPALVAPPFLPRKMDTFVRSRAEMLEGIGAAALIVSTARKKTGLDIKTQAPAMRHVFTAEALEQASCGPGREFRDEISPAQLAMIQFSSGSGGRQKAVALTHANIVANLTAVRSVIGTLPDDVIVCWLPLFHDMGLLGCVCQALFSGCGLALMPPTRFISSPGAWLRLMHEKSGTIGVAPNFGYQLCVDKIKTPNSGQMDLSKWRIAMNGAEMATEETMTAFSEKFAPAGFRARAFMPVYGLAEATVAVCFTPPGAGPTIDRIDRHRLETEGVAEPARNLKESTPVVSVGKSIPGVEVRIMDTAGNEAAERVQGNLYVRSPSLMNQYFSDPEATKAVFHDGWLDTGDLAYRAGADIFVTGRSKDIIVRAGGNYHPEHFEQAVSTVDGIQKNGVAAFGVFSSLKGTEDIVMMVEADVRDKAGKHRLAMDCRRAVSKRLELTLDDLVIVAPMTIPRTTSGKVQRPLCRRMYLETFKKRASGDRDDR, encoded by the coding sequence ATGGATGCATTCAAATGGGCGTATGGCATAACACCGGACACCCGGACGCTTTGCGATGTGATGGCCGATCATGCAGTCCGTCGGAAGAATAAGATTTTTTGCACTGTGGCGGGAAGCCGGGGCGACCGCTCTATCTCTTTCGGCGGGCTTTATGACGGCGTGCTGCGCTATGCGGCGGCCATGCGCGCATCCGAGCTCGCGCCGGGGGAACGGGTGGCCGTGATGCTTCCCACCGGCGTGGAATGTCTTTTCGCCTATTTTGGCGCCATGACGGCGGGTCTGGTTCCCGCCCTGGTCGCTCCGCCGTTTCTTCCCCGCAAAATGGATACCTTTGTCCGAAGCAGGGCCGAAATGCTTGAAGGAATCGGGGCCGCGGCCCTGATCGTTTCAACAGCCAGGAAAAAGACGGGGCTTGACATCAAGACGCAGGCGCCCGCCATGCGCCATGTATTTACGGCCGAAGCTCTGGAGCAAGCCAGTTGCGGCCCTGGGCGGGAATTCCGGGATGAAATTTCACCCGCGCAACTCGCTATGATTCAATTTTCCTCGGGCAGCGGTGGCAGACAAAAGGCGGTTGCCTTGACCCATGCCAACATCGTCGCCAATCTGACGGCTGTCCGATCCGTCATCGGGACTCTGCCCGATGATGTGATCGTCTGCTGGCTCCCGTTGTTTCATGACATGGGATTGCTCGGCTGTGTGTGCCAAGCCCTTTTTTCCGGGTGCGGCCTGGCATTGATGCCTCCGACCCGGTTTATTTCCTCGCCCGGGGCCTGGCTGCGATTGATGCACGAGAAGTCCGGGACCATCGGGGTTGCGCCGAACTTCGGCTACCAATTATGCGTGGACAAGATCAAAACGCCGAATTCCGGGCAAATGGATCTTTCGAAATGGCGCATTGCGATGAACGGGGCTGAAATGGCCACCGAGGAGACAATGACCGCTTTTTCGGAAAAATTCGCTCCGGCCGGGTTCCGCGCCCGGGCATTCATGCCGGTGTACGGCCTGGCGGAGGCCACGGTGGCCGTCTGTTTTACCCCGCCAGGGGCCGGGCCGACCATCGACCGGATCGACCGGCATCGGCTTGAAACCGAGGGAGTTGCCGAACCAGCGCGGAATTTAAAGGAAAGTACGCCCGTTGTCTCGGTGGGAAAATCGATTCCCGGGGTCGAGGTCCGGATCATGGATACCGCCGGGAATGAGGCCGCCGAGCGGGTCCAGGGAAACCTTTATGTCCGGTCGCCGTCCCTGATGAATCAATATTTCAGTGATCCGGAGGCCACGAAAGCGGTTTTTCATGATGGCTGGCTGGATACCGGGGATCTGGCATATCGAGCCGGCGCGGACATTTTTGTCACGGGCCGGTCAAAAGACATCATTGTTCGGGCCGGCGGGAATTATCACCCGGAACATTTCGAGCAGGCCGTGTCCACCGTTGACGGCATTCAAAAAAACGGCGTGGCGGCGTTCGGCGTTTTTTCTTCCCTAAAAGGTACCGAAGATATTGTAATGATGGTGGAGGCCGACGTCCGCGACAAGGCCGGCAAACACCGGCTGGCGATGGATTGCCGGCGGGCCGTCTCAAAGCGGCTCGAATTGACGCTTGATGATCTGGTTATTGTCGCGCCCATGACGATTCCCCGGACAACCAGCGGGAAAGTCCAACGCCCCCTTTGCCGCCGGATGTACTTGGAAACCTTCAAAAAACGGGCGTCCGGAGATCGAGATGACCGATAG
- a CDS encoding FAD-dependent oxidoreductase → MKGIRAEAVVVGTGAGGAMVARELVRAGKDVVIVEQGPDMSRFAGMKELELGRALYQENGKYPKTREGYSLLRGINMGGSTVLAAGHGVRCLEDKFGGLGIDLEETFRETETELGLRPMPDRHIGPNAALLNRSAKALKLSVTRWDKFIDFDRCTHCGQCTLTCPMGAKWSSSRVMDKLRLMDNVRVLTGTKVMAVVVSGGRAIGVSCETAAGPIEISADLTILCAGGLGTPVILQNSGISSGSHLFLDVFRIVYGRSTNFTAAAEPCMSTVIEEHSGRGYILFPYADAALMFEGVKGWFGDRPPYGIMVKAKDDHIGTIDRNGRVSKFLTDEDRRRLSHGEALAGKILQQAGAPISALTVSEPAGGHPGGTAAIGEVVNPDLECKSVGNLYVCDASVFPESPGRPPIVTICALGKWLGKRLANE, encoded by the coding sequence ATGAAGGGTATCCGTGCCGAAGCCGTCGTGGTGGGAACCGGCGCCGGCGGCGCCATGGTGGCCCGGGAACTCGTCCGGGCCGGAAAGGACGTGGTGATCGTCGAGCAGGGGCCGGACATGTCCAGATTCGCCGGAATGAAGGAGCTGGAGCTGGGCCGGGCACTCTACCAGGAAAACGGAAAATACCCCAAAACCCGTGAAGGATATTCTCTTCTACGAGGAATCAATATGGGCGGCAGCACGGTGCTGGCCGCGGGCCACGGGGTGCGTTGCCTGGAGGATAAATTCGGGGGACTGGGGATCGATCTGGAGGAAACGTTTCGGGAAACCGAAACGGAACTGGGCCTTCGCCCCATGCCCGACCGGCACATCGGCCCCAATGCCGCGCTGCTCAACCGGTCGGCCAAGGCATTAAAACTTTCGGTCACCCGGTGGGACAAATTCATTGATTTTGACCGTTGCACCCATTGCGGGCAATGTACGCTCACGTGCCCGATGGGGGCCAAATGGTCTTCCAGCCGGGTGATGGATAAGCTGCGCCTCATGGATAATGTGCGGGTTCTGACCGGAACAAAGGTGATGGCCGTTGTTGTTTCCGGGGGCCGCGCCATTGGCGTGTCATGTGAAACAGCCGCGGGTCCGATCGAAATCAGCGCCGATCTGACGATCCTTTGCGCCGGCGGCCTTGGTACGCCGGTGATCCTTCAAAATTCCGGGATATCGTCGGGAAGCCATTTGTTTCTGGATGTATTTCGCATTGTCTACGGGCGAAGCACAAATTTCACTGCGGCTGCCGAGCCATGCATGTCCACGGTGATCGAGGAACATAGCGGCCGGGGATATATTCTTTTCCCCTATGCGGACGCGGCGTTGATGTTTGAGGGAGTGAAAGGCTGGTTCGGGGACCGGCCGCCCTACGGGATCATGGTAAAGGCCAAAGATGATCATATTGGAACGATAGACAGAAACGGGCGGGTTTCCAAATTCCTGACGGACGAGGATCGCCGCCGCCTTTCACATGGCGAGGCCCTGGCCGGGAAGATATTGCAACAGGCCGGCGCGCCGATATCCGCGCTCACGGTTTCCGAGCCGGCCGGGGGGCATCCCGGCGGCACGGCGGCGATCGGGGAGGTGGTCAATCCGGACCTGGAATGCAAATCCGTCGGCAATCTATATGTCTGCGACGCCAGCGTATTTCCGGAATCGCCGGGCCGTCCGCCCATCGTGACCATTTGCGCCCTGGGCAAATGGCTGGGAAAACGACTTGCGAATGAATAA
- a CDS encoding bile acid:sodium symporter: MIQQVSKYLQRYLPFIILADLAAAITVGSRYPDLVHSLKPLIPYGMMLMLIPIMMGIAIRELKQIATDKKVILIAVLINFVLSPVVAYLWAELFFTSLDPKFIAGWILKLTVPCSGMMVAWTGLSGGKTETALIVQVLSFLVAIAAIPFWLTVLAGKFVVIDFWFIAQQIFWIIILPMIVGIGAREGLIIPRYGKQGFNQDIKPFLPPLASIAMFFVIFIAVSGESELILQNLNLFWILAASVFIVYPLLFLISIFVAKKSGLSYEYGIAIGFGTTAKNHGITLALAATTFGGLSVLPPSVVPMFQVLLMLGIWKLSPWVKRYFE, encoded by the coding sequence GTGATACAACAAGTCTCAAAATACTTGCAAAGATATCTGCCCTTTATCATTTTGGCAGATCTGGCCGCGGCGATAACCGTCGGAAGCCGGTATCCCGACCTGGTCCATTCCTTAAAGCCGCTGATACCCTATGGGATGATGCTTATGCTGATTCCCATAATGATGGGGATAGCGATCCGGGAGTTAAAGCAGATCGCCACCGACAAAAAAGTGATTTTAATCGCGGTGCTGATCAATTTTGTGCTCTCCCCCGTGGTCGCCTATCTCTGGGCCGAACTGTTTTTTACATCGCTTGATCCCAAGTTTATTGCCGGATGGATTCTCAAATTAACAGTGCCCTGCAGCGGCATGATGGTCGCCTGGACCGGGCTTTCCGGCGGAAAGACGGAAACCGCCCTTATCGTTCAGGTGCTGAGCTTTCTGGTGGCAATTGCAGCCATTCCCTTTTGGCTGACTGTATTGGCCGGCAAATTTGTGGTCATCGATTTCTGGTTTATCGCCCAACAGATATTCTGGATCATTATTTTGCCCATGATCGTCGGCATTGGCGCACGAGAGGGCCTGATCATTCCCAGATACGGAAAACAGGGGTTTAATCAGGACATAAAGCCTTTTCTGCCGCCGTTAGCAAGCATTGCCATGTTTTTCGTCATTTTTATCGCCGTTTCCGGGGAATCGGAGCTGATCCTGCAGAATCTGAACCTGTTCTGGATTTTGGCGGCTTCCGTGTTCATTGTATACCCGCTGCTGTTTTTGATCTCAATTTTTGTTGCCAAGAAATCCGGCCTGTCCTACGAATACGGCATTGCCATCGGCTTCGGGACCACAGCCAAAAACCACGGCATCACCCTGGCACTGGCTGCCACCACATTCGGCGGGCTTTCTGTTCTGCCGCCGTCGGTTGTGCCCATGTTCCAGGTCCTGCTCATGCTTGGCATATGGAAATTATCGCCATGGGTGAAACGATACTTTGAATAA
- a CDS encoding SRPBCC family protein, giving the protein MKDSKPDLTAVTAMIPVPCSSLDRNDTGRRAYEIMKNVEDYPLYMPSVNAIAVLDRKESEMTTRWDAEIDGAPICWVQHIRMRNDTREILFEAIEGDFDVFQGRWRVGESEGRISLVLSIEYKLGIPIIEEVLGPILREKIAANSEMMLKAIAGRLTGQQPTAGKKGWE; this is encoded by the coding sequence ATGAAGGATTCGAAACCGGATTTAACCGCCGTAACCGCCATGATTCCCGTTCCGTGTTCCTCTCTTGACCGAAACGATACCGGCCGGCGGGCGTATGAGATAATGAAAAATGTCGAGGATTACCCGCTCTACATGCCTTCGGTAAATGCCATCGCGGTGCTGGACCGGAAGGAAAGCGAGATGACCACCCGCTGGGATGCCGAGATCGACGGGGCGCCCATCTGCTGGGTTCAGCATATTCGGATGAGGAATGATACCCGTGAAATTCTTTTCGAAGCGATTGAAGGCGATTTCGATGTTTTTCAGGGTAGATGGCGCGTGGGTGAATCGGAGGGGCGGATTTCCCTGGTCCTGTCGATAGAATACAAACTCGGCATTCCGATCATTGAAGAGGTCCTGGGGCCGATCCTCCGGGAGAAGATAGCGGCAAACAGCGAAATGATGCTTAAGGCCATCGCCGGCCGATTAACCGGACAACAACCAACCGCCGGAAAAAAAGGTTGGGAATGA
- a CDS encoding isoprenylcysteine carboxylmethyltransferase family protein, translated as MRILKTATGYAIILIAALLAQASFLALGLFLFYGSFELVDLGMGTAGSLVFDTFLSAIFFIQHSTMVRQRFRLWLAKLIPKEFYGAFFTISSAMVLLVILIFWQKTPMILFSAPEMTLLVIRCAFFLVIAGLAWGGWSLQPFDPMGLAPIVNRLRSKPEIPAQLIIRGPYRWVRHPLYLFAILLIWAIPEITADRMLFNVLWTLWIIAGAFLEERDLTNFFGEAYFSYQRKVPMLIPKGIRPAV; from the coding sequence ATGCGCATTTTAAAAACAGCCACCGGATACGCAATTATTCTGATCGCGGCTCTCCTGGCGCAGGCCTCTTTCCTGGCACTGGGGCTGTTTCTGTTTTACGGTTCCTTTGAGCTGGTGGATCTGGGCATGGGCACTGCCGGAAGCCTGGTTTTTGACACCTTTCTTTCCGCGATTTTTTTTATTCAGCACAGCACCATGGTTCGTCAGAGATTTCGACTCTGGCTGGCGAAATTGATTCCAAAGGAATTTTACGGCGCCTTCTTTACCATTTCATCTGCGATGGTATTGCTGGTAATTTTAATTTTCTGGCAGAAGACGCCGATGATTCTTTTTTCAGCCCCGGAAATGACACTCTTGGTGATCCGGTGCGCTTTCTTTTTGGTTATCGCCGGATTGGCCTGGGGCGGGTGGTCTCTTCAGCCGTTTGATCCCATGGGACTGGCCCCCATCGTCAACCGGCTTCGGAGCAAACCGGAAATCCCCGCACAACTGATCATCCGCGGGCCGTACCGGTGGGTGCGACACCCGCTCTACCTTTTTGCTATCCTCCTTATTTGGGCCATCCCCGAGATAACCGCGGATCGAATGCTGTTTAATGTGTTGTGGACATTATGGATCATTGCCGGGGCGTTTCTGGAGGAACGGGATCTTACGAATTTTTTTGGAGAAGCCTATTTCAGTTATCAACGAAAAGTCCCGATGCTGATTCCAAAAGGCATCCGACCTGCGGTGTAA
- a CDS encoding prolipoprotein diacylglyceryl transferase family protein, giving the protein MQDIVQAGLGYMLFYDLSGFMTEPWRPEGPASGLFLFGYGVFRFCVEFLRAPDAQLGSLLWNWVTMGQILSIPMVLIGAFLLIRSFHKGEEQTQ; this is encoded by the coding sequence TTGCAAGACATTGTGCAAGCGGGTCTCGGCTATATGCTCTTCTATGATTTATCCGGTTTTATGACCGAACCCTGGCGACCGGAAGGGCCAGCGTCCGGTTTGTTTTTATTCGGTTATGGGGTCTTCCGTTTCTGTGTGGAATTTTTACGAGCGCCGGATGCGCAGTTGGGTTCTCTGCTGTGGAATTGGGTCACGATGGGGCAGATCCTGTCCATTCCCATGGTCCTGATCGGCGCTTTCCTGCTAATCCGTTCATTCCATAAAGGGGAAGAACAAACGCAATGA
- a CDS encoding radical SAM protein yields MKNIHFGIRKDMQADVRPEPNACKGYVMDLSLGCAHNCIYCIFSPLEKKVHKLFHPDYNNRVIPLKIDQFLERKEFPPVVYLSYASDPLSRADIIETTKTVLKLLFSRNVSVFFLTKGLFTEDLIDVIRMRPDLMGIQVGITSPDAKRNKIIEPGAPAYESRLKNFEKLAGIPGLGCLAVRIDPLFPGIDDTVENIERMIADIRHLGVREAVFGYLILTEAMRESLKKNEYLRASMEALSEKTPTISNRSLFSFPLVKKVEKLALFQNLCHKKNVSMSVCGCKDERLKDLPFQWVCHPFNRKDRTDGQFPD; encoded by the coding sequence ATGAAAAACATTCATTTCGGTATCCGAAAGGACATGCAGGCCGATGTGAGGCCCGAACCCAATGCCTGCAAAGGGTATGTCATGGATCTGTCGCTGGGGTGCGCCCACAACTGCATTTACTGCATTTTTTCACCCCTCGAGAAAAAGGTTCACAAATTGTTTCATCCAGACTACAACAATCGCGTGATTCCTCTAAAAATCGACCAGTTCCTCGAGAGGAAGGAATTTCCGCCCGTGGTTTATCTGAGTTATGCATCGGATCCATTATCGCGCGCGGACATTATTGAGACCACGAAAACCGTGCTGAAGCTTCTCTTTTCGCGCAACGTCTCGGTTTTCTTCCTGACAAAGGGGCTCTTTACGGAGGATCTCATCGACGTGATCCGCATGCGGCCGGACCTTATGGGGATTCAGGTGGGGATCACCAGCCCGGACGCCAAACGAAATAAAATCATCGAGCCGGGCGCGCCGGCCTATGAATCCCGGTTGAAAAATTTCGAAAAACTGGCGGGCATACCCGGGCTGGGGTGTCTTGCGGTCAGAATTGATCCGCTGTTTCCCGGCATCGATGACACCGTGGAGAATATTGAAAGAATGATCGCGGATATCCGACATCTTGGCGTTCGGGAGGCGGTTTTCGGATACCTGATCTTGACGGAAGCCATGAGGGAAAGCCTGAAAAAGAATGAATATCTCAGGGCGTCCATGGAAGCGCTTTCGGAAAAAACGCCGACCATATCCAACCGGTCCCTTTTTTCATTTCCTTTGGTGAAAAAAGTTGAAAAATTAGCTCTTTTCCAGAACTTATGCCATAAAAAGAATGTGTCGATGTCTGTGTGCGGATGCAAGGACGAAAGGTTGAAGGATCTACCCTTCCAGTGGGTATGTCACCCATTTAACAGGAAAGACCGGACTGACGGACAGTTTCCGGATTAG